One stretch of Arachis duranensis cultivar V14167 chromosome 1, aradu.V14167.gnm2.J7QH, whole genome shotgun sequence DNA includes these proteins:
- the LOC107458981 gene encoding 50S ribosomal protein L10, chloroplastic: MEATATAVMSFALPSTNSKTQTCHLLTRPINPFSLPPSSKTHLRLPRPHNHRLPTITAAISRTKKEATVETVKQQLENCYLLAGINYKGFTVKQFQELRKSLPETTKLLVAKNTLVYKAVEGTRWETLKPCMKGMNVWLFVHTEEIPAAIKPYRDFQKEKKLEENDFTGGVFEGKFYGPDEFKKLETLPTRAEIYANLLGSLKSPASALVSTLQAPARDVVMVLKAYVKKLEEEAGAAQS, translated from the coding sequence ATGGAAGCCACAGCCACCGCCGTAATGAGCTTTGCCCTTCCCTCCACCAATTCCAAGACACAAACTTGCCACCTCCTCACACGACCCATTAATCCATTCAGCCTTCCCCCATCCTCCAAAACCCATCTCCGCCTCCCCCGCCCCCACAACCACCGCCTACCCACCATAACCGCCGCCATTTCCCGCACCAAGAAGGAAGCCACCGTCGAAACCGTAAAACAGCAGCTCGAGAATTGCTACCTCCTCGCTGGCATCAACTATAAGGGATTCACCGTGAAGCAGTTCCAGGAGCTCCGAAAATCCCTCCCCGAAACCACGAAGCTCCTCGTCGCGAAGAACACGCTCGTGTACAAGGCGGTGGAGGGCACGCGCTGGGAGACCCTGAAACCCTGCATGAAGGGCATGAACGTGTGGCTCTTCGTCCACACGGAGGAGATCCCTGCTGCCATTAAACCCTACAGAGACTTCCAGAAAGAGAAGAAGCTCGAAGAGAACGATTTCACCGGTGGAGTCTTCGAAGGCAAGTTCTACGGCCCCGATGAGTTCAAAAAGCTTGAGACTTTGCCCACGCGCGCTGAGATTTATGCCAATTTATTGGGATCATTGAAGAGCCCCGCCTCTGCTCTCGTCAGCACTCTTCAGGCTCCGGCCAGGGACGTTGTAATGGTTCTCAAGGCCTATGTCAAGAAGCTCGAAGAAGAGGCTGGTGCCGCCCAATCATAG
- the LOC127739553 gene encoding temperature-induced lipocalin-1, producing MKPQKELRNLAMAEKPMFHCLFLLASLLLFTAVATSNATTVVKNLDLKRFMGRWYEIASFPSFFEKSDAVDTRATYTLNDNGTIHVLNENWIDGKRNYIEGIAYKADPNSDEAKLKVKFYVPPSFPIFPVIGDYWVLYIDQDYQYAVIGGPTKIFLWILSRKNHIDDATYNELVEKAKDEGYDVSKLHKTPQSETPPPPVDEGVFSLDDQILSGELK from the exons ATGAAACCTCAGAAAGAACTAAGAAACCTTGCAATGGCAGAAAAACCTATGTTTCACTGTTTATTTCTTCTAGCTTCACTACTGCTGTTTACCGCGGTGGCTACTAGCAACGCCACAACGGTGGTGAAGAACCTAGACCTAAAGAGGTTCATGGGTAGATGGTACGAAATAGCGAGTTTCCCTTCATTCTTTGAGAAGAGCGATGCTGTGGACACTAGGGCCACATACACACTCAATGATAATGGAACAATTCATGTGCTCAATGAGAATTGGATTGATGGCAAGAGGAACTATATTGAAGGAATTGCATACAAGGCTGATCCAAATAGCGATGAGGCCAAGCTTAAGGTCAAGTTCTATGTGCCTCCCTCCTTTCCCATATTCCCTGTTATTGGAGATTACTGGGTTCTCTATATCGACCAGGATTATCAATATGCTGTCATTGGTGGACCAACTAAGATATTTCTTTGG ATATTATCAAGGAAGAACCATATAGATGATGCAACCTACAATGAGCTTGTTGAGAAAGCAAAGGATGAAGGTTATGATGTGAGCAAACTCCATAAGACTCCACAGAGTGAgacaccaccaccaccagtgGATGAAGGCGTTTTTAGTTTGGATGATCAAATCCTTTCTGGGGAACTGAAATAA
- the LOC107458971 gene encoding uncharacterized protein LOC107458971 isoform X2: MGNVTGTVAAKFAFFPPEPPTYDVYRDDDGTVVFSGLTADKNVDVHLLDTKAGNKIVATFWKHPFARFTFLYSHGNAADLGQMHDLFIELRAHLRVNIMSYDYSGYGASTGKPSEFNTYYDIEAVYSCLKNEYGIKQEELILYGQSVGSGPTLHLASKLHKLRGVVLHSAILSGIRVLYPVKMTFWFDIFKGTNDDIVDWSHGKRLWELSKEKYDPLWVKGGGHCNLETFPEYIKYLRKFLNAMEKLSLTKQTNKQLTQNPSITESRHNKCLRFGKK; encoded by the exons ATGGGGAATGTGACGGGCACTGTGGCGGCTAAATTTGCCTTCTTCCCGCCAGAGCCCCCCACTTACGACGTCTACAGGGACGACGACGGCACCGTGGTGTTCTCCGGTCTCACCGCTGACAAGAACGTCGACGTCCACTTGCTCGACACCAAGGCCGGCAACAAGATAGTCGCCACCTTCTGGAAACATCCATTCGCCAGGTTCACCTTCCTCTACTCCCATGGCAATGCCGCTGACTTGGGCCAGATGCACGACCTTTTCATTGAGCTCAGAGCTCACCTCCGTGTCAATATCATGAG TTATGACTATTCCGGTTATGGAGCATCTACAGGTAAG CCATCTGAGTTCAACACATATTACGACATAGAAGCTGTATATAGTTGTTTGAAGAACGAGTATGGGATTAAGCAAGAAGAGTTGATTCTGTACGGTCAATCTGTGGGGAGTGGACCCACACTGCACTTGGCTTCAAAGCTACACAAGTTGAGAGGTGTTGTCCTTCACAGTGCCATTCTTTCTGGGATAAGGGTCCTCTACCCTGTCAAGATGACATTTTGGTTTGACATTTTCAAA GGAACGAATGACGACATTGTTGATtggtctcatggaaaaaggttGTGGGAACTATCCAAAGAAAAATATGACCCCTTATGGGTTAAGGGTGGAGGCCATTGCAACCTTGAAACATTCCCAGAGTACATAAAGTATTTGCGCAAGTTCCTAAATGCAATGGAGAAACTCTCACTCACAAAGCAGACAAACAAACAACTCACTCAAAATCCTAGTATTACCGAATCCAGACATAACAAATGCTTAAGATTTGGTAAAAAATAG
- the LOC107459011 gene encoding VAMP-like protein YKT61, with amino-acid sequence MKITALFVLKCNATTTTDGSDPLILANATDVSQFGYFQRSSVREFIVFIARTVAKRTPQGQRQSVQHEEYKVHAYNRNGLCALGVMDDHYPVRSAFSLLNKVMDEYQKSFGESWRTVDKDSTQSWPFLDEALIKFQDPHEADKLLKIQKDLDETKIILHQTIESVLARGEKLDSLVEKSSDLSAASQMFYKQAKQTNQCCTVL; translated from the exons ATGAAGATCACAGCTCTGTTCGTTTTGAAATGCAACGCCACTACCACCACTGATGGATCGGATCCACTCATTCTCGCTAACGCCACCGACGTAAGCCAGTTCGGTTATTTTCAGCGTTCCTCCGTCCGAGAATTCATCGTCTTCATCGCTCGCACCGTCGCCAAACGCACTCCTCAAGGCCAACGCCAATCCGTCCAACACGAAG AGTATAAGGTTCATGCTTACAACCGTAATGGCCTTTGTGCTTTGGGGGTTATGGATGATCACTATCCAGTTCGGAGTGCATTCTCTCTTCTCAACAAG GTGATGGATGAGTATCAAAAAAGTTTTGGCGAGTCATGGAGAACTGTTGACAAAGATAGCACTCAATCATGGCCCTTTCTGGATGAAGCTTTGATCAAATTCCAG GACCCTCATGAAGCTGACAAGTTATTGAAAATTCAGAAGGATTTAGATGAAACAAAAATCATTCTT CACCAGACTATTGAGAGTGTTCTTGCAAGAGGGGAGAAGCTAGATAGCTTAGTTGAGAAGAGTTCTGATCTAAGTGCAGCATCACAG ATGTTCTACAAGCAGGCAAAACAAACCAACCAGTGTTGTACGGTTTTGTAG
- the LOC107458971 gene encoding uncharacterized protein LOC107458971 isoform X1 translates to MGNVTGTVAAKFAFFPPEPPTYDVYRDDDGTVVFSGLTADKNVDVHLLDTKAGNKIVATFWKHPFARFTFLYSHGNAADLGQMHDLFIELRAHLRVNIMSYDYSGYGASTGKPSEFNTYYDIEAVYSCLKNEYGIKQEELILYGQSVGSGPTLHLASKLHKLRGVVLHSAILSGIRVLYPVKMTFWFDIFKNIDKIRHVNCPVFVIHGTNDDIVDWSHGKRLWELSKEKYDPLWVKGGGHCNLETFPEYIKYLRKFLNAMEKLSLTKQTNKQLTQNPSITESRHNKCLRFGKK, encoded by the exons ATGGGGAATGTGACGGGCACTGTGGCGGCTAAATTTGCCTTCTTCCCGCCAGAGCCCCCCACTTACGACGTCTACAGGGACGACGACGGCACCGTGGTGTTCTCCGGTCTCACCGCTGACAAGAACGTCGACGTCCACTTGCTCGACACCAAGGCCGGCAACAAGATAGTCGCCACCTTCTGGAAACATCCATTCGCCAGGTTCACCTTCCTCTACTCCCATGGCAATGCCGCTGACTTGGGCCAGATGCACGACCTTTTCATTGAGCTCAGAGCTCACCTCCGTGTCAATATCATGAG TTATGACTATTCCGGTTATGGAGCATCTACAGGTAAG CCATCTGAGTTCAACACATATTACGACATAGAAGCTGTATATAGTTGTTTGAAGAACGAGTATGGGATTAAGCAAGAAGAGTTGATTCTGTACGGTCAATCTGTGGGGAGTGGACCCACACTGCACTTGGCTTCAAAGCTACACAAGTTGAGAGGTGTTGTCCTTCACAGTGCCATTCTTTCTGGGATAAGGGTCCTCTACCCTGTCAAGATGACATTTTGGTTTGACATTTTCAAA AATATAGACAAAATACGGCATGTCAATTGTCCAGTGTTTGTTATACAT GGAACGAATGACGACATTGTTGATtggtctcatggaaaaaggttGTGGGAACTATCCAAAGAAAAATATGACCCCTTATGGGTTAAGGGTGGAGGCCATTGCAACCTTGAAACATTCCCAGAGTACATAAAGTATTTGCGCAAGTTCCTAAATGCAATGGAGAAACTCTCACTCACAAAGCAGACAAACAAACAACTCACTCAAAATCCTAGTATTACCGAATCCAGACATAACAAATGCTTAAGATTTGGTAAAAAATAG
- the LOC107459021 gene encoding temperature-induced lipocalin-1, with amino-acid sequence MAEKEMSVVRNLDVKRYMGRWYEIASFPSRFQPKNGVDTRATYTLNEDGTVHVLNETWSDGKRGFIEGTAYKADPNSDEAKLKVKFYVPPFLPIIPVTGDYWVLFIDDDYQYALIGQPSRRYLWILSRQNRLDEEIFNELVQKAKDVGYDVSKLHKTPHSETPPEGEEGPKDTKGIWWIKSILGR; translated from the exons ATGGCGGAGAAAGAGATGTCTGTGGTAAGGAACCTGGACGTGAAACGCTACATGGGTCGGTGGTACGAGATAGCGTCCTTCCCATCAAGGTTCCAACCCAAAAATGGTGTTGACACGAGAGCCACCTACACTCTCAACGAGGATGGAACCGTGCACGTGCTCAATGAGACTTGGAGTGATGGCAAAAGAGGCTTCATTGAAGGTACTGCGTACAAGGCTGATCCCAATAGCGATGAAGCTAAGCTCAAGGTCAAGTTCTATGTTCCTCCATTCTTGCCTATCATCCCTGTTACTGGTGACTATTGGGTTCTCTTCATTGATGATGATTATCAGTATGCTCTCATTGGCCAACCCAGTAGGAGATATCTTTGG ATATTGTCAAGGCAGAACCGATTAGATGAGGAGATCTTCAATGAGCTTGTTCAGAAAGCTAAGGATGTGGGGTATGATGTGAGCAAACTCCACAAGACTCCACATAGTGAGACACCACCAGAGGGAGAAGAAGGCCCCAAAGACACCAAAGGCATTTGGTGGATCAAATCCATTCTGGGGAGATAG
- the LOC107458989 gene encoding temperature-induced lipocalin-1 isoform X1, translating to MKVVKGLDVERYMGRWYEIASFPSFFQPKNGENTRATYTLNDDGTVHVLNETYANGKKVSIEGTAYKADPKSDEAKLKVKFYVPPFLPIIPVVGDYWVLYIDDDYQYAVIGGPTTKYLWILSRKNRIDEEVFNALVQEAKDVGYDVSKLHKTPQSETPPEGEEGPKDTKGIWWIKSLFGK from the exons ATGAAGGTGGTGAAGGGCCTTGATGTGGAGAGGTACATGGGTAGATGGTATGAGATAGCGAGTTTCCCTTCATTCTTTCAGCCAAAGAATGGTGAGAACACAAGAGCCACATACACACTCAATGATGATGGAACTGTGCATGTGCTCAATGAGACTTATGCTAATGGCAAGAAGGTCTCCATTGAAGGAACTGCATACAAGGCCGATCCAAAAAGCGACGAGGCAAAGCTCAAGGTCAAGTTCTATGTCCCTCCATTCTTACCTATCATCCCTGTTGTTGGAGACTACTGGGTTTTGTACATCGATGATGATTATCAATATGCTGTGATTGGAGGGCCAACCACCAAATATCTTTGG ATATTGTCAAGGAAGAACCGAATAGATGAGGAGGTCTTCAATGCGCTTGTTCAGGAAGCTAAGGATGTGGGGTATGATGTGAGCAAACTCCATAAGACTCCACAGAGTGAGACACCACCTGAGGGAGAAGAAGGCCCCAAAGACACCAAAGGCATTTGGTGGATCAAATCCCTTTTTGGGAAATAG
- the LOC127739552 gene encoding temperature-induced lipocalin-1, protein MAERPMRHCLFLLASLLLTTVATSNATTVVKNLDLKRYMGRWYEIASFPSFFQPKNGENTRATYTLRATYTLNDNGTVHVLNEDFVDGKRSYVEGIAYKADPKSDEAKLKVKFYVPPSVPIFPVIGDYWVLYIDQDYQNAVVGGPTKIFLWILSRKSHIDDATYKELVEKAKNEGYDVSKLRKTPQSEKPPPAAEEGV, encoded by the exons ATGGCTGAAAGACCCATGCGTCACTGTTTATTTCTTCTAGCTTCACTACTGCTCACCACGGTGGCTACTAGCAACGCCACAACAGTGGTGAAGAACCTAGACCTAAAGAGGTACATGGGTAGATGGTATGAGATAGCGAGTTTCCCTTCATTCTTTCAGCCAAAGAATGGTGAGAACACAAGAGCCACATACACACTCAGGGCCACGTACACACTCAATGATAATGGAACCGTTCATGTTCTCAATGAAGACTTTGTTGATGGCAAGAGGAGTTATGTTGAAGGAATTGCATACAAGGCTGATCCCAAAAGCGATGAAGCCAAGCTTAAGGTCAAGTTCTATGTGCCTCCCTCTGTTCCCATATTCCCTGTTATTGGCGATTATTGGGTTCTCTATATCGATCAGGATTATCAGAATGCTGTCGTTGGTGGACCAACTAAGATATTTCTTTGG ATATTATCAAGGAAGAGCCATATAGATGATGCAACGTACAAGGAGCTCGTTGAGAAAGCAAAGAATGAGGGTTATGACGTGAGCAAACTCCGTAAGACTCCACAGAGTGAGAAACCACCACCAGCAGCGGAAGAAGGCGTTTAA
- the LOC107458942 gene encoding uncharacterized protein LOC107458942 isoform X1 gives MFGASFHALTISSSSFSLSCRNNSSRSSMAASTVRIAVVGDVHDCWNLEEDSKALEFLQPDLVLFTGDFGDENVEVVQSVANLEFPKAVILGNHDSWFTKQFSGSEKDNVQLQLECLGEEHVAYQRLDFPMIKVSVVGGRPFSCGGKALFPKKLLAARYGIKDMDGSARRIHKAAHGTPEDHFLILLAHNGPTGLGSAVNDICGKDWEFKGNGDHGDPDLAQAISMIKENNQVSIPLVVFGHMHKELAYGKGFRKMVVAGTDNTIYLNGAIVPRVKTSLDEVKGNSDDQSSLNSPPEAGGTTRVFTLVVISEGRVVKIIESWVSVVKDRTTLEEEHILFEGS, from the exons ATGTTTGGCGCGTCTTTTCACGCGCTAACCATTTCATCTTCCAGCTTCAGTTTGAGCTGCAGGAACAACTCTTCACGCTCTTCAATGGCCGCATCCACTGTTCGTATTGCCGTCGTCGGCGATGTG CATGATTGCTGGAACTTAGAAGAAGATTCTAAGGCTCTTGAGTTTTTGCAG CCAGATTTGGTGCTGTTTACAG GTGATTTTGGTGATGAAAATGTTGAAGTTGTTCAGAGTGTAGCCAATCTTGAATTTCCTAAAGCAGTTATACTGGGAAACCATGATTCCTGGTTTACTAAGCAATTTTCTGGAAG TGAGAAGGATAATGTGCAGCTTCAGCTAGAATG CCTTGGCGAGGAGCATGTGGCCTATCAACGTTTAGACTTTCCCATGATAAAAGTGAGTGTTGTTGGTGGACGGCCATTTTCTTGTGGGGGTAAAGCTTTGTTCCCCAAAAAGCTCCTGGCTGCAAG ATATGGAATTAAAGACATGGATGGAAGTGCTAGGAGAATCCATAAAGCTGCTCATGGCACACCAGAGGATCATTTTCTTATATTACTAGCACATAATGGACCTACAG gcCTTGGTTCTGCTGTGAATGATATATGCGGCAAAGATTGGGAATTTAAGGGTAATGGTGATCATGGTGACCCAG ATCTAGCACAAGCAATATCCATGATAAAGGAGAACAATCAAGTCTCTATTCCATTGGTTGTGTTTGGCCACATGCACAAAGAGCTGGCATATGGCAAAGGCTTTAGGAAAATGGTTGTAGCCGGCACTGACAACACCATATATTTGAATGGGGCCATAGTTCCTAGAGTCAAAACGTCGCTAGACGAAGTCAAGGGGAACTCGGATGATCAAAGTTCCCTTAACTCACCACCAGAGGCTGGTGGTACAACAAGAGTCTTTACTTTGGTTGTGATTTCAGAAGGAAGAGTTGTGAAGATAATAGAGAGTTGGGTCTCGGTTGTCAAAGACAGGACCACTTTAGAAGAAGAGCATATATTATTCGAAGGGAGTTAG
- the LOC107458989 gene encoding temperature-induced lipocalin-1 isoform X2, which produces MKVVKGLDVERYMGRWYEIASFPSFFQPKNGENTRATYTLNDDGTVHVLNETYANGKKVSIEGTAYKADPKSDEAKLKVKFYVPPFLPIIPVVGDYWVLYIDDDYQYAVIGGPTTKYLWTRTKQLDKLDMMIISMLSLANPVGNIFGYCQGRTE; this is translated from the exons ATGAAGGTGGTGAAGGGCCTTGATGTGGAGAGGTACATGGGTAGATGGTATGAGATAGCGAGTTTCCCTTCATTCTTTCAGCCAAAGAATGGTGAGAACACAAGAGCCACATACACACTCAATGATGATGGAACTGTGCATGTGCTCAATGAGACTTATGCTAATGGCAAGAAGGTCTCCATTGAAGGAACTGCATACAAGGCCGATCCAAAAAGCGACGAGGCAAAGCTCAAGGTCAAGTTCTATGTCCCTCCATTCTTACCTATCATCCCTGTTGTTGGAGACTACTGGGTTTTGTACATCGATGATGATTATCAATATGCTGTGATTGGAGGGCCAACCACCAAATATCTTTGG ACTAGAACCAAACAACTTGATAAGCTAGATATGATGATTATCAGTATGCTCTCATTGGCCAACCCAGTAGGAAATATCTTTGG ATATTGTCAAGGAAGAACCGAATAG
- the LOC107458942 gene encoding uncharacterized protein LOC107458942 isoform X2: MQPLLHHGLIGDFGDENVEVVQSVANLEFPKAVILGNHDSWFTKQFSGSEKDNVQLQLECLGEEHVAYQRLDFPMIKVSVVGGRPFSCGGKALFPKKLLAARYGIKDMDGSARRIHKAAHGTPEDHFLILLAHNGPTGLGSAVNDICGKDWEFKGNGDHGDPDLAQAISMIKENNQVSIPLVVFGHMHKELAYGKGFRKMVVAGTDNTIYLNGAIVPRVKTSLDEVKGNSDDQSSLNSPPEAGGTTRVFTLVVISEGRVVKIIESWVSVVKDRTTLEEEHILFEGS, from the exons ATGCAGCCACTACTTCATCATGGACTAATTG GTGATTTTGGTGATGAAAATGTTGAAGTTGTTCAGAGTGTAGCCAATCTTGAATTTCCTAAAGCAGTTATACTGGGAAACCATGATTCCTGGTTTACTAAGCAATTTTCTGGAAG TGAGAAGGATAATGTGCAGCTTCAGCTAGAATG CCTTGGCGAGGAGCATGTGGCCTATCAACGTTTAGACTTTCCCATGATAAAAGTGAGTGTTGTTGGTGGACGGCCATTTTCTTGTGGGGGTAAAGCTTTGTTCCCCAAAAAGCTCCTGGCTGCAAG ATATGGAATTAAAGACATGGATGGAAGTGCTAGGAGAATCCATAAAGCTGCTCATGGCACACCAGAGGATCATTTTCTTATATTACTAGCACATAATGGACCTACAG gcCTTGGTTCTGCTGTGAATGATATATGCGGCAAAGATTGGGAATTTAAGGGTAATGGTGATCATGGTGACCCAG ATCTAGCACAAGCAATATCCATGATAAAGGAGAACAATCAAGTCTCTATTCCATTGGTTGTGTTTGGCCACATGCACAAAGAGCTGGCATATGGCAAAGGCTTTAGGAAAATGGTTGTAGCCGGCACTGACAACACCATATATTTGAATGGGGCCATAGTTCCTAGAGTCAAAACGTCGCTAGACGAAGTCAAGGGGAACTCGGATGATCAAAGTTCCCTTAACTCACCACCAGAGGCTGGTGGTACAACAAGAGTCTTTACTTTGGTTGTGATTTCAGAAGGAAGAGTTGTGAAGATAATAGAGAGTTGGGTCTCGGTTGTCAAAGACAGGACCACTTTAGAAGAAGAGCATATATTATTCGAAGGGAGTTAG